Proteins encoded by one window of Arachis ipaensis cultivar K30076 chromosome B04, Araip1.1, whole genome shotgun sequence:
- the LOC107638498 gene encoding bromodomain-containing protein 4 (The sequence of the model RefSeq protein was modified relative to this genomic sequence to represent the inferred CDS: added 63 bases not found in genome assembly) yields the protein MLDSHSQHTSSDAPTHSDTDKSSQQHGFDKQGVGADRMEDSANSLPDMKSPVPSKRTATASIKIKSSKVLASNADHTVSSEINHPKERSLRYNKQELDASLVVIRKVMKMDAAEPFNVPVNPEALGIPDYFDIIDTPMDFGTICSNLEKSEKYMNSEDVYKDVQYIWDNCYKYNNKGDYILDLMRRVKKNFMKYWTAAGLYYEPSKGTKGAEDAALSGDGKVAKGGQAKQKSKKRHGRHHKHDCLCAICVLKRRRREREENARLAKGNFGSGGDKLAKEFKQEESMLVESPGGEDSSSNMNDSLGTDGDAEDDKGEVAKMDLSGKQCSPSKGKHEDIDGDDEDDNDEDHSQEEGEEEEDGEEEDEGEIETDNPKRQMDEASNRSHYGGSLAEKSNVGDVTTLRDEYAATRQEGQAAVVQRQKHKESRDKHQKAQLLESLYVENPKLSSLCGILFPNNTQSVWSGPHSLVQRQNSSRTSSIHAAIRTLMD from the exons ATGTTGGACTCCCATTCCCAGCACACGTCTTCGGATGCTCCCACGCATAGTGACACCGATAAGAGTAGCCAGCAACACGGCTTTGACAAACAAGGTGTCGGTGCTGATAGGATGGAAGACAGTGCAAATTCCTTGCCTGATATGAAATCCCCTGTTCCATCAAAGAGGACTGCTACCGCTAGCATCAAAATTAAGTCATCCAAGGTCTTGGCATCCAATGCTGACCACACAGTTTCCAGTGAGATTAATCATCCAAAAGAAAGAAGTCTCCGATATAATAAGCAGGAATTGGACGCTTCCTTAGTT GTAATAAGGAAGGTA GACTATTTTGATATCATTGACACGCCAATGGATTTCGGAACTATATGCAGCAATCTTGAAAAGAGCGAGAAGTACATGAATTCTGAGGATGTTTATAAGGATGTTCAATACATTTGGGACAATTGTTATAAGTATAACAATAAAGGTGACTATATCTTGGATCTTATGAGgcgagtgaagaagaattttatGAAGTACTGGACTGCAGCTGGGTTATATTATGAACCATCAAAAGGGACTAAGG GAGCAGAGGATGCTGCATTATCTGGTGATGGAAAAGTAGCGAAGGGTGGTCAAGCGAAGCAGAAGTCAAAGAAACGTCATGG AAGACACCATAAACATGATTGTTTATGTGCTATTTGTGTGCTAAAGCGCCGAAGGAGGGAACGGGAGGAGAATGCTCGACTTGCTAAAGGAAACTTTGGATCTGGTGGTGATAAGCTTGCTAAAGAATTTAAGCAAGAG GAATCAATGCTTGTAGAAAGCCCTGGTGGTGAGGATTCATCATCAAATATGAATGATTCACTTGGCACTGATGGAGATGCTGAAGATGACAAAGGAGAGGTAGCAAAAATGGATCTTAGTGGGAAGCAGTGCAGCCCTTCCAAGGGAAAGCATGAAGACATTGAtggtgatgatgaagatgataatgACGAAGACCACAGCCAGGAGGAaggggaagaggaggaagatggAGAGGAAGAAGATGAGGGGGAGATTGAAACGGACAACCCGAAGCGACAGATGGATGAGGCTTCAAATCGGTCACATTATGGAGGAAGTTTGGCCGAGAAATCTAATGTTGGAGATGTAACCACTCTTCGTGATGAATATGCAGCGACTCGGCAAGAAGGACAAGCTGCAGTAGTCCAGCGACAGAAGCACAAG GAATCACGAGATAAGCATCAGAAAGCTCAGCTGCTTGAGAGCTTATATGTCGAAAACCCCAAGCTATCAAGTTTATGTGGTATTCTCTTCCCCAACAATACTCAATCTGTCTGGAGTGGACCACATTCATTAGTACAGCGTCAGAATTCAAGTCGCACTTCTTCAATTCACGCGGCAATTCGGACTTTGATGGACTAG
- the LOC107638497 gene encoding uncharacterized protein LOC107638497 — protein sequence MTKNCKHTLEFDTDNNKPSKISKPHNHNMTQKNSAAGIQRYLVAIEYIGTHFSGSQKQLSCRTVVGALEEAFTKFIGQAVIVSCSSRTDAGVHALSNVCHVDIQRTSKRRPGEVLPPHEPSVVRRAVNHFLQKNDSDLTVIDVRCVPLDFHARFSAQERTYFYRLLSGPEPVSAFEKDRAWHVPEELNLSAMREACKVLVGRHDFSSFRAAGCQATSPIRTLDELSICEVIPSLYFPNTMDRERHNQDLNGCHSNSETVIPPPSSSASIDKGTTSTEDIGFGKRRQHRCLVVTARARSFLYHQVRLLVGVLKVVGTGNLTIPDVERILNAKTITAASPMAPACGLYLGEVKYDLPN from the exons ATGACAAAGAATTGCAAGCATACGCTTGAATTTGACACTGATAATAATAAGCCCTCTAAGAtatcaaaaccccataaccatAACATGACCCAAAAGAACTCAGCGGCTGGGATCCAACGCTATTTGGTTGCCATCGAGTACATCGGCACTCACTTCTCCGGTTCACAGAAGCAACTCTCTTGCCGAACCGTCGTCGGTGCTCTCGAAGAGGCTTTCACCAAATTCATTGGCCAAGCAGTTATCGTATCCTGTTCAAGCCGAACT GACGCAGGAGTCCATGCCTTGTCAAATGTTTGTCATGTTGATATCCAACGCACCAGTAAACGGAGGCCGGGTGAAGTG TTACCGCCTCATGAACCTTCCGTCGTTCGAAGAGCTGTCAACCATTTCTTGCAG AAGAATGATAGCGACTTAACGGTTATTGATGTCCGTTGCGTTCCACTCGATTTTCATGCCAGATTTTCAGCACAAGAGCGCAC atacttttatcgCTTGCTGTCCGGGCCAGAGCCTGTATCAGCCTTTGAGAAAGATCGAGCATGGCATGTGCCTGAAGAGCTTAACCTTTCAGCTATGCGA GAAGCTTGCAAAGTTCTTGTCGGACGCCATGATTTTAGTTCCTTCAGGGCTGCCGGTTGTCAG GCAACATCACCAATCAGAACTTTAGATGAACTCAGCATCTGCGAGGTAATTCCAAGTCTGTATTTTCCAAATACAATGGATAGAGAACGACATAATCAGGATCTGAATGGCTGCCACAGCAACTCTGAAACTGTTATTCCTCCTCCTAGCTCTAGTGCAAGCATTGATAAAGGAACCACATCAACTGAAGATATAGGATTTGGCAAAAGGAGGCAGCATCGTTGCTTGGTGGTAACAGCGCGCGCACGCTCTTTTCTTTACCATCAG GTTAGACTACTTGTTGGTGTTCTCAAAGTTGTTGGAACTGGAAACTTAACAATTCCAGACG TTGAAAGAATCTTGAATGCCAAGACTATTACAGCCGCAAGTCCAATGGCCCCGGCATGTGGTCTATACCTAGGTGAAGTGAAATATGATCTGCCTAATTAA